The following proteins are co-located in the Apium graveolens cultivar Ventura chromosome 5, ASM990537v1, whole genome shotgun sequence genome:
- the LOC141660335 gene encoding protein FAR1-RELATED SEQUENCE 5-like yields the protein MIFYYDFDNNKVIIDGVAYDGPEREEDMEITLCRIQMALERKKKKKKMRRRHKTIGLWACTVPQYFIADAAMKHCDRANHDVHGDSDDSNDSFNGDDDDKINDENFIGNMNDVVSCVGMIFDSLDEAESFYRGYGRSIGFKIIIRSSHRHSRNGGISSRLYICRKGGRMGPKPLEVEDRVKGKRPRDVIPRTCCRARMCVAHKVSSNKWGLTKVNLEHNHVMVTSDKVQFMQRSRNIDPFIRSLIELFNKSGIETPKVMNLLSETCGGIKKVGFSAQDVRNVIRDIRRWVFDSGDAECGLVLLRDLQKQSDGIFFYRVDVDEENRVRGLVWVDPRSLNAYKNFGDVVTFDLTYRTNRYDMPFIPITGVNHHYQNILFGFALVRDEKETSYRRVLKTWLEAFDNKPPITIITDQNIALSNAIAEVMPNTNHTYCTWHISSKFPEKLSTLYTRYSEFKMDFNACIYKSLSPTEFEGRWEDLKEKYDLENHNWLNDMYAIRRQWVFDFTKQYFAAGMTTTSRSESMNSFFDEYVKASTGLKEFIENSQKSFGVTIFTGGSSRF from the exons ATGATTTTCTACTATGATTTTGACAATAACAAGGTAATTATCGATGGTGTTGCTTACGACGGGCCCGAAAGAGAAGAAGACATGGAAATAACTCTCTGCCGTATTCAAATGGCGCTTGAGCGcaagaaaaaaaaaaagaaaatgaggCGAAGGCACAAAA CTATTGGTTTGTGGGCGTGTACAGTGCCGCAATATTTCATTGCAGatgccgcaatgaaacattgcgacCGTGCA AATCACGATGTTCATGGTGATTCCGATGATAGTAATGATTCTTTTAATGGCGATGATGATGATAAAATTAATGATGAAAATTTTATTGGAAATATGAACGATGTAGTTTCTTGTGTTGGTATGATATTTGATTCGTTGGATGAAGCGGAAAGTTTTTATCGAGGTTATGGTCGAAGTATAGGGTTCAAGATAATTATTCGAAGTAGTCATAGGCATTCAAGAAATGGTGGTATATCGTCACGTTTGTATATATGTCGAAAGGGTGGAAGAATGGGCCCAAAACCCTTGGAAGTTGAAGATAGGGTTAAAGGGAAACGACCTCGAGATGTCATTCCTCGAACTTGTTGTCGTGCTCGTATGTGTGTTGCTCACAAAGTAAGCTCAAACAAATGGGGGTTAACCAAGGTTAACCTAGAGCACAATCATGTTATGGTTACATCGGATAAGGTACAATTCATGCAAAGATCACGCAACATAGATCCGTTTATCCGATCTTTGATTGAGTTATTCAACAAATCGGGTATCGAGACCCCGAAAGTGATGAATTTACTTAGTGAGACTTGTGGTGGTATTAAAAAAGTTGGTTTTTCCGCTCAAGACGTACGAAATGTAATACGTGACATTCGAAGATGGGTTTTTGATTCCGGTGATGCGGAGTGTGGATTGGTTTTGTTACGAGACTTGCAAAAACAAAGTGATGGAATTTTTTTTTACCGAGTGGATGTGGATGAGGAGAATCGGGTTAGGGGTTTGGTGTGGGTTGATCCTCGTTCGCTTAACGCGTACAAGAATTTTGGAGATGTGGTAACTTTCGACTTGACATATCGGACTAATAGGTATGACATGCCTTTTATTCCAATTACGGGAGTGAATCACCACTACCAAAATATTTTGTTTGGATTTGCACTTGTAAGGGACGAGAAAGAGACTTCTTATAGACGGGTTTTGAAGACTTGGTTGGAAGCGTTCGATAACAAGCCACCCATTACCATTATTACGGATCAAAACATCGCTTTAAGTAATGCCATTGCCGAGGTTATGCCAAACACCAACCATACATATTGTACGTGGCATATTAGTAGCAAGTTTCCCGAGAAACTATCTACTTTGTATACTCGATACTCGGAGTTCAAGATGGATTTTAATGCATGTATCTACAAGTCATTGTCACCAACAGAATTTGAAGGTAGGTGGGAGGATTTGAAagagaaatatgatcttgaaaatCATAATTGGCTAAATGATATGTATGCAATTAGACGACAATGGGTTTTTGATTTCACGAAACAATATTTTGCCGCCGGTATGACTACCACCTCAAGGAGCGAGTCTATGAATTCATTTTTTGATGAGTATGTGAAAGCGTCGACCGGTTtgaaagaattcattgagaattCACAAAAAAGCTTTGGAGTCACAATATTTACGGGAGGTTCAAGCCGATTTTAA